In the genome of Ptychodera flava strain L36383 chromosome 13, AS_Pfla_20210202, whole genome shotgun sequence, one region contains:
- the LOC139147307 gene encoding histamine N-methyltransferase-like: MAQEVKTLCLYEKEYFARFLTMKKYGYNLLHERRQTSIKKIFGNFEFCKVKDSNSALQVLAIGTSNGVSDIPIIEALISRYVRIEYTVVEPVEEEIQCFRELVVSKHKEGKWNSTQFKFNPVTIEKYLEGIEANTFADGQRFDVIHTQHCAYYFRDPGIVFRKLYGLLNEGGTLCNITGFGAWLKISGRIRQIYGSSEIYHPSATLREMMQQQLPEAQSKIILRDIKVKVNECFEEESKAGNEMLDFIVHKLDFRKTASREIVDSIVALLNECCLREGCNIFFPADEEVSVFVKV; this comes from the exons ATGGCGCAAGAGGTGAAAACCTTATGCCTATATGAAAAAGAATACTTTGCAAGGTTTCTGACAATGAAGAAATATGGCTACAATCTTTTGCACGAACGTCGACAGACAAGTATCAAGAAGATTTTTGGAAACTTCGAGTTTTGTAAAGTTAAAGATTCGAATTCTGCATTGCAAGTCCTTGCAATCGGTACGTCGAATG GAGTAAGTGATATACCAATCATCGAAGCACTGATAAGCAGATATGTACGGATAGAGTACACTGTTGTTGAACCTGTGGAAGAAGAAATACAGTGCTTTCGGGAATTGGTTGTGTCGAAACATAAAGAAGGCAAATGGAATTCAACTCAGTTCAAGTTCAATCCGGTTACCATAGAGAAATATCTTGAAGGAATAGAGGCTAACACGTTTGCTGATGGCCAAAGGTTCGACGTAATACATACCCAGCACtgtgcttactattttcgaGACCCTGGCATCGTCTTTCGAAAGCTGTATGGGCTACTCAATGAAGGTGGAACATTATGCAATATTACAGGTTTTG GCGCCTGGCTTAAAATTTCTGGGAGGATTCGGCAAATTTATGGATCATCCGAAATTTACCATCCCTCTGCCACCCTGCGAGAAATGATGCAACAACAACTCCCGGAAGCGCAGAGTAAGATCATTCTCAGAGACATAAAAGTCAAGGTGAACGAATGCTTCGAGGAAGAGTCGAAGGCTGGAAACGAGATGCTTGACTTCATCGTCCACAAACTGGATTTCAGAAAGACAGCTTCAAGGGAGATTGTGGATAGCATAGTGGCACTTTTAAACGAATGCTGCCTTCGTGAAGGTTGTAATATCTTTTTCCCGGCAGATGAGGAAGTCAGCGTTTTTGTAAAAGTATGA